From a single Campylobacter concisus genomic region:
- a CDS encoding chemotaxis protein, with protein MFDRLKDNIMLEVIFKYIILLLLFICVAGLFASGVLFLNGEMSENSLNLHIFFGFSLVVLTIVHSYVKKKKLKKLSLEFKNILNHKPVQMDCNTTRFLNALNDVKVGELSKKFGSDIVEILRSNDIKVKSENETMKQICKNNDEKMFYIFVLIVEAIFKDKEKS; from the coding sequence ATGTTTGATAGGCTAAAAGACAACATTATGCTTGAGGTGATCTTTAAATATATCATCTTGTTGCTGCTTTTTATCTGTGTGGCTGGGCTTTTTGCAAGCGGCGTTCTATTTTTGAATGGAGAGATGAGTGAAAATTCGCTAAATTTACACATTTTCTTTGGCTTTAGTTTGGTTGTTTTGACGATTGTTCATAGTTATGTTAAGAAGAAAAAGTTAAAGAAACTAAGCCTTGAGTTTAAAAATATCTTAAACCACAAGCCAGTGCAGATGGACTGCAATACAACCAGGTTTTTAAATGCTTTAAATGATGTGAAAGTGGGCGAGCTTTCAAAGAAATTTGGCTCTGATATTGTAGAAATTTTAAGGTCAAATGACATAAAAGTAAAAAGCGAGAATGAGACTATGAAACAAATTTGTAAAAACAACGATGAAAAGATGTTTTACATTTTTGTTTTGATCGTCGAAGCTATTTTTAAGGATAAGGAAAAAAGTTGA
- a CDS encoding DUF523 domain-containing protein, whose protein sequence is MREKILISACLAGINCKFNGENNLLDRAILDEISKRYHLLFVCPEVYGGLSTPREPAEMKNGSIVCKFSGKDVSKNFKSGAEICLKIAKLNGCKKAILKSKSPSCGSGQIYDGSFSKRLISGDGITAKLLKENEILVYSEDEIVGLDV, encoded by the coding sequence TTGAGAGAAAAAATCTTAATAAGCGCTTGCCTAGCTGGAATAAACTGCAAATTTAACGGCGAAAATAATCTCTTGGATAGAGCTATTTTAGATGAAATTTCAAAGAGATATCATCTGCTTTTTGTTTGTCCTGAAGTTTATGGTGGACTTAGCACACCAAGAGAGCCAGCCGAGATGAAAAATGGCTCAATCGTATGCAAATTTTCAGGCAAAGATGTGAGTAAAAATTTTAAAAGTGGAGCAGAAATTTGCCTAAAGATAGCTAAACTAAATGGTTGTAAAAAGGCTATTTTAAAATCAAAAAGTCCAAGTTGTGGAAGTGGGCAAATTTATGATGGAAGCTTTAGTAAGAGGCTTATTTCAGGCGATGGCATCACAGCAAAATTGTTAAAAGAAAATGAAATTTTAGTTTACAGCGAAGATGAGATAGTAGGGCTTGATGTTTGA
- a CDS encoding D-amino acid aminotransferase, with protein MADQALQTVFLNGEFLQKDEAKVSAFDRGFIFGDGIYEVVPVINSKMVDKDGFWARFERSLNEIDISLPYEKEKFEAILNEIIAKNTLKEGGIYMQITRGVAFRNFYFIENLTPSVFIFCYESEILNNPAAKTGIKVVSVEDIRWKRRDIKSISLLAQCYAKNEAHKKGADEGFMVENGFVTEGCSSSAFIIKDKTLITKPLSNEILPGIRRMRLLKIAKDIGLKIEERKFSMDEVYNADEVFISAATLILLPVVYADGKAINGAKVGEISSKLREIYAGELLKEAGL; from the coding sequence ATGGCAGATCAAGCTTTACAAACCGTCTTTTTAAATGGAGAATTTTTGCAAAAAGACGAGGCAAAAGTTAGTGCTTTTGATAGAGGATTTATATTTGGTGATGGAATTTATGAGGTTGTGCCTGTGATAAATTCAAAAATGGTTGATAAAGATGGATTTTGGGCGAGATTTGAAAGAAGCTTAAACGAGATAGATATAAGCTTGCCCTACGAAAAGGAAAAATTTGAAGCGATTTTAAACGAGATAATCGCTAAAAACACCTTAAAAGAGGGCGGAATTTACATGCAAATAACAAGAGGCGTGGCGTTTAGAAATTTCTATTTCATAGAAAATTTAACACCAAGTGTCTTTATTTTCTGTTACGAGAGTGAAATTTTAAACAATCCTGCTGCAAAAACTGGCATAAAGGTCGTAAGTGTCGAGGATATAAGGTGGAAAAGGCGTGACATCAAGTCTATCTCACTTCTGGCTCAGTGCTACGCTAAAAATGAAGCTCACAAAAAAGGCGCAGACGAGGGCTTTATGGTGGAAAATGGCTTTGTCACAGAGGGCTGTAGCTCAAGTGCTTTTATTATCAAGGATAAAACACTCATAACCAAACCACTTTCAAATGAAATTTTGCCAGGAATTCGCCGTATGAGACTTTTAAAGATCGCCAAAGATATCGGCCTTAAGATAGAGGAGCGAAAATTTAGCATGGATGAAGTTTATAATGCTGATGAAGTCTTTATCTCGGCCGCGACGCTCATACTCTTACCAGTTGTTTATGCTGATGGCAAGGCGATAAACGGTGCAAAAGTGGGAGAAATTTCAAGTAAACTTCGTGAAATTTATGCTGGTGAACTTTTAAAAGAAGCCGGGCTTTGA
- the rsmH gene encoding 16S rRNA (cytosine(1402)-N(4))-methyltransferase RsmH, producing MQSPHISVLLDEVLSFFKNLNGNFIDCTLGYAGHSSTILSQNKNLNLIACDRDNEAINFSLKKLEPFGSRVKIYKSNFSELISKLSQEEILSVRGILADIGVSSLQIDKDDRGFSLGSSTLDMRMDKEQNFSAYDVVNDCSFDELVRIFRDYGELKNAAGIANKIINARNFGKITSAKELANLIGTAQIKGRGVSPAILAFQAIRIEVNGELDELTNLLDSIEKCGFKDCLVAIITFHSLEDRIVKERFKKWANSCICLPGVYRCECGNNHELGEILTKKPLTASQNELKVNSRSKSAKLRVFKIKG from the coding sequence TTGCAAAGTCCACATATCAGTGTTTTACTTGATGAAGTTCTATCCTTTTTTAAAAATCTAAATGGAAATTTTATAGATTGCACGCTTGGATATGCCGGACATTCTAGTACCATTTTGTCTCAAAATAAAAATTTAAATTTAATTGCCTGTGATAGAGATAACGAAGCTATAAATTTTTCACTAAAAAAACTTGAGCCATTTGGTAGTAGGGTTAAAATTTATAAAAGTAATTTCTCTGAATTGATTAGCAAGCTAAGCCAAGAAGAAATTTTAAGTGTTAGAGGAATTTTGGCTGACATCGGTGTTAGCTCACTTCAGATAGATAAAGATGATAGGGGCTTTAGTCTTGGCTCAAGCACGCTTGATATGAGAATGGATAAAGAGCAAAATTTTAGCGCATATGACGTTGTAAATGATTGCTCTTTTGATGAGTTGGTTAGAATTTTTAGAGATTATGGTGAACTAAAAAATGCTGCTGGGATTGCAAATAAAATTATAAATGCTAGAAATTTTGGCAAGATAACGAGTGCAAAAGAGCTTGCAAATTTAATAGGTACAGCCCAGATAAAAGGGCGCGGAGTTAGCCCTGCAATACTTGCCTTTCAAGCGATCAGGATAGAGGTAAATGGTGAGCTAGATGAGCTGACAAATTTACTTGATAGTATAGAAAAATGTGGGTTTAAAGATTGTCTTGTGGCGATTATTACATTTCACTCGCTTGAAGATAGGATCGTAAAAGAGCGCTTTAAAAAATGGGCAAATAGCTGTATCTGCCTACCTGGCGTCTATAGATGTGAATGCGGAAACAATCACGAACTAGGAGAAATTTTAACCAAAAAGCCACTAACAGCAAGCCAAAATGAGTTAAAGGTAAACTCACGAAGCAAGAGCGCAAAACTGCGAGTTTTTAAGATAAAGGGATAA
- a CDS encoding class II aldolase and adducin N-terminal domain-containing protein, producing the protein MELEHSINEIKTISLSMFRKNFFGVFHGSISARVEKNQFIINKQNAIFDNLKDDDLTLLSSKKDYRWNEASLDADIHLNIYKNINEARFVCYAMPPYATAYAMKHEKIVPKDYFGYMRFDKISVYDPKQYDDWYERAETEIYRYMLEKNTNIIIVKGYGIYAYSRSPQLLAKEIALLENSCKLLHLTSGYSDYSI; encoded by the coding sequence ATGGAGCTAGAGCACTCAATAAATGAGATAAAAACGATATCACTTTCTATGTTTAGAAAGAATTTTTTTGGCGTCTTTCACGGCTCAATTTCAGCAAGAGTCGAAAAAAATCAATTTATAATCAATAAACAAAATGCCATTTTTGATAATTTAAAAGATGACGACTTGACGCTTCTTTCATCAAAAAAAGACTATCGTTGGAATGAAGCTAGTCTTGATGCTGATATACACTTAAATATTTATAAAAATATAAATGAGGCGAGATTTGTTTGCTACGCAATGCCACCATACGCAACTGCCTACGCAATGAAACATGAAAAAATAGTACCAAAAGATTATTTTGGGTATATGAGATTTGATAAAATTTCAGTCTATGATCCAAAACAATATGATGACTGGTATGAACGTGCAGAAACTGAAATTTATAGATATATGTTAGAAAAAAACACAAATATTATTATCGTTAAAGGATATGGCATTTATGCCTACAGTAGAAGCCCTCAGCTTCTTGCAAAAGAGATAGCTTTGCTAGAAAATAGCTGCAAATTGCTTCATTTAACTAGTGGTTATAGCGATTATAGTATTTAA
- a CDS encoding peptidylprolyl isomerase, producing MLSWMQKHKKYLVVTIWVSTIAFVGAGFVGWGAYDLNSNRATSVAKVGHRNISIQELQQKYDNLYQYYNNLFDGKLTQEKANELGLQNAALQAIIQENLLLNFADDIGLSVSKDDILKYIIADPTFQKDGAFDKNLYYDILRRARINPTDFEENLKLTILLDKLRTILNLPASKEDIAMMEASFFMQDKLAIQIINANQSDIKIDEKELKNLWETNKNNYMTKTIYGLETYFIESNKNDVNQTTLSDYYNENKERYKGSDDKIKSFDEVKTEVVKDYNIEKSKTDALKKYTSIKKAELATNEFVSINEDNATFSLDEIKGAKVGEVIKPFTYKDGYLIVRVKSITPPQPMSFEQARAMVLEIYKDKKKKENLTTIAKESLQNFKGTDIGFISRDINSSISGLNESETRAFVSQLFETNNKKDYVILEDKAVIYDILEQRLLVDNIDNNYKQITQQNVTMLKNNELIKDLTNKLKKYYEIKEYIKR from the coding sequence ATGTTGTCTTGGATGCAAAAACATAAAAAATACCTAGTTGTTACCATTTGGGTAAGTACAATAGCCTTTGTTGGAGCAGGCTTTGTAGGCTGGGGAGCATATGATTTAAACAGCAATCGAGCCACTTCGGTAGCAAAAGTAGGACACAGAAATATAAGCATTCAAGAACTACAACAAAAATACGATAATTTGTATCAATACTACAATAATCTTTTTGATGGTAAATTAACACAAGAAAAGGCCAATGAGTTAGGCTTACAAAATGCTGCACTTCAGGCTATAATTCAAGAGAATTTACTATTAAATTTTGCAGACGATATAGGTCTTAGTGTTAGTAAAGATGATATTTTAAAATATATAATCGCTGATCCAACATTTCAAAAAGATGGTGCTTTTGATAAAAATTTATACTACGATATTTTAAGAAGAGCTAGAATAAATCCAACTGATTTTGAAGAAAATTTAAAACTAACAATACTACTTGATAAGCTTAGAACTATTTTAAATTTACCAGCTAGCAAAGAAGACATTGCAATGATGGAAGCAAGCTTTTTTATGCAAGACAAATTAGCAATACAGATAATAAATGCTAATCAAAGCGATATAAAAATAGATGAAAAAGAGCTAAAGAATCTTTGGGAAACAAATAAAAACAACTATATGACAAAGACTATATACGGTCTAGAAACATACTTTATAGAGTCAAATAAAAATGATGTAAATCAAACTACTTTGAGTGACTACTATAACGAAAACAAGGAGAGATACAAAGGCTCTGATGATAAAATCAAATCATTTGACGAAGTAAAGACTGAAGTTGTCAAAGACTACAATATTGAGAAAAGTAAGACCGATGCTTTAAAAAAATATACCTCTATCAAAAAAGCTGAGCTTGCAACAAATGAATTTGTTAGTATAAATGAAGATAATGCGACATTCTCGCTCGATGAAATAAAAGGGGCAAAAGTTGGTGAGGTGATAAAACCGTTTACATATAAAGATGGATATTTGATAGTTAGAGTAAAAAGTATAACTCCTCCACAACCTATGAGCTTTGAGCAAGCAAGAGCAATGGTGCTTGAAATTTACAAAGATAAAAAGAAAAAAGAAAACTTAACAACCATAGCAAAAGAGTCTTTACAAAATTTCAAAGGAACTGATATAGGCTTTATCAGTAGAGATATAAATAGCTCTATCTCAGGACTAAATGAAAGCGAAACTAGAGCTTTTGTTTCTCAACTTTTTGAAACTAACAACAAAAAAGATTATGTTATATTAGAAGATAAGGCCGTTATATACGACATTTTGGAACAAAGGTTGCTTGTAGATAATATAGATAATAACTATAAGCAAATAACACAGCAAAACGTTACAATGCTTAAAAATAATGAGTTAATAAAAGATTTAACAAACAAACTTAAAAAATACTATGAAATTAAAGAATATATCAAAAGGTAA
- the ftsA gene encoding cell division protein FtsA, with protein MSTKILGIDIGSFQICAVIAQHDENGIKIIGIGTEKTQGIRKGVITNIEQAAKSIKNALIEAQRVAGTRYEKVIVSISGAYTKSVDSSGVVNIPNHEIGIKEIERAMQMADHTADIPHEYEKLHVLPYNFKVDGQEHIEDPIGMNGSRLEVQTHIVTVQKSSISNLRKAVNLAGVQLDNIVLSGYASAIATLTKDEKELGAALVDMGGATCNLVVHSGNSIRYNEFLPVGSANITNDLSMALHTPLPKAEEIKLGYGALINKSVDLIELPILGDETKSHEVSLDIISNVIYARAEETLMVLAKMLEDSGYKDSIGAGIILTGGMTKLEGIRDLASAIFDKMPVRIAKPKEMDGLFEILRDPANSCAIGLCLYGAGNFSPYEIDSEKKMRYQGEIASKPKANFRNVFVEEENVRNFGQEVQDPNEKEDSFSDKDFELEIANKSKNKEELANIADISKQEKKPNAFAKFWYSITQLF; from the coding sequence TTGAGTACAAAAATTTTAGGTATAGATATCGGCTCTTTCCAGATTTGTGCAGTAATAGCACAACATGATGAAAACGGTATTAAGATAATTGGAATTGGAACTGAAAAAACGCAGGGAATAAGAAAAGGCGTTATAACCAATATTGAGCAAGCTGCAAAGTCAATAAAAAATGCATTGATAGAAGCACAAAGAGTTGCAGGAACACGCTATGAAAAAGTTATAGTTTCTATTTCTGGTGCGTATACAAAAAGTGTTGATAGTAGTGGTGTAGTGAATATACCAAATCATGAAATAGGTATAAAAGAGATCGAACGTGCTATGCAAATGGCCGATCATACAGCCGATATACCTCATGAATATGAAAAACTACATGTTCTTCCTTATAACTTTAAAGTAGATGGACAAGAACATATTGAAGATCCAATAGGCATGAATGGTAGTAGACTAGAAGTTCAAACACATATTGTTACAGTACAAAAGTCATCTATTAGCAACCTAAGAAAAGCTGTAAATTTAGCAGGCGTTCAACTAGATAACATAGTCCTTTCAGGATATGCTTCTGCAATAGCAACATTAACAAAAGATGAGAAAGAACTTGGTGCTGCACTTGTTGATATGGGTGGTGCGACTTGTAATCTTGTAGTGCATTCTGGAAATTCTATAAGATACAATGAATTTTTACCTGTTGGCTCAGCAAACATTACAAATGATCTTTCTATGGCTCTGCATACACCTCTTCCAAAGGCAGAAGAGATAAAATTAGGTTATGGTGCTTTAATAAATAAGTCAGTTGATTTAATAGAGCTCCCGATCCTTGGAGATGAAACAAAAAGCCACGAAGTTTCACTAGACATAATATCAAATGTTATATATGCCAGAGCAGAAGAAACTCTTATGGTACTTGCTAAGATGCTAGAAGATAGCGGCTATAAAGATAGCATTGGTGCTGGAATAATACTTACTGGCGGCATGACTAAGCTAGAAGGTATTAGGGATCTTGCATCTGCGATATTTGATAAAATGCCAGTTCGTATAGCAAAACCAAAAGAAATGGATGGATTATTTGAAATTTTAAGAGATCCAGCAAATTCTTGTGCTATAGGACTTTGTTTATATGGTGCTGGCAACTTTAGCCCATACGAGATTGATTCTGAGAAAAAAATGAGATACCAAGGGGAAATAGCCTCAAAACCAAAAGCAAATTTTAGAAATGTTTTTGTAGAAGAAGAAAATGTACGAAATTTTGGACAAGAGGTGCAGGATCCAAATGAAAAAGAGGATAGTTTTTCTGATAAAGATTTTGAATTAGAGATAGCAAATAAATCAAAAAATAAAGAAGAGCTTGCCAATATTGCAGATATTAGCAAACAAGAAAAAAAGCCAAATGCTTTTGCAAAATTTTGGTATAGTATTACACAATTATTTTAA
- the ftsZ gene encoding cell division protein FtsZ encodes MSSFTVEENKSIYGAKIKVVGVGGGGGNMVNHIIRVNPNLNIDLIVANTDAKALENSLAHTKIQLGEKTTKGLGAGMRPEIGKAAAEESYDEVKSALETSDIVFIGTGLGGGTGTGAAPVVAQAAKDIGALTVAVVTMPFMFEGKKRRKLADCGLEELRKESDSIVVIPNDKLLTLIDKNAGIKESFEMVDEVLARAVNGMSTIVLDSGKSDINLDFADVRTIMSHRGLALMGVGEASGEDAAQEAIKNAIQSPLLDNMTINGAFGILVHFRISPSCPLADINNAMSIIHEAADEDAEIIFGTTTDDKIEDNKVEVTIIATGFQSSQKETEKKDEVQTSNVNDIIKKERILRLKKVSGGYDEDYMSQLDVPSFMRHQMD; translated from the coding sequence ATGAGTAGCTTCACAGTAGAAGAAAATAAAAGCATCTATGGTGCAAAGATAAAGGTCGTAGGTGTAGGTGGAGGTGGTGGCAATATGGTCAACCATATAATAAGAGTTAATCCGAATTTAAATATAGATCTTATTGTTGCCAATACAGATGCTAAGGCTCTTGAAAATTCTCTTGCACATACGAAAATTCAACTAGGTGAGAAAACAACAAAAGGTCTAGGTGCAGGCATGAGACCTGAAATAGGAAAAGCTGCTGCTGAAGAGAGCTACGATGAAGTAAAAAGTGCACTTGAGACATCAGATATAGTTTTTATCGGTACAGGACTTGGTGGTGGAACTGGTACAGGTGCTGCTCCAGTAGTTGCTCAAGCTGCAAAAGATATTGGCGCACTAACAGTTGCGGTTGTTACTATGCCTTTTATGTTCGAAGGAAAAAAACGTAGAAAACTGGCTGATTGTGGTCTTGAAGAGCTCAGAAAAGAAAGCGATTCTATTGTTGTCATTCCAAATGATAAGCTCCTAACATTAATTGATAAAAATGCTGGCATAAAAGAAAGCTTTGAAATGGTTGATGAAGTACTTGCAAGAGCCGTCAATGGTATGAGCACGATCGTGCTTGATTCAGGAAAAAGCGATATAAATCTAGACTTTGCAGATGTTAGAACGATTATGAGCCATAGAGGACTAGCTTTAATGGGTGTTGGCGAAGCAAGTGGCGAAGATGCAGCACAAGAAGCTATAAAAAATGCTATACAATCACCACTTCTTGATAATATGACAATAAATGGCGCATTTGGTATTTTAGTTCATTTTAGAATAAGCCCTAGTTGCCCACTAGCTGATATCAATAATGCGATGAGCATTATTCATGAGGCAGCAGATGAAGATGCTGAAATTATATTTGGTACAACAACTGATGACAAAATAGAAGATAATAAGGTTGAAGTTACAATAATAGCCACAGGTTTTCAAAGCTCACAAAAAGAAACTGAAAAAAAAGATGAAGTGCAAACTTCTAATGTAAACGATATCATAAAAAAAGAACGTATATTAAGACTTAAAAAAGTTAGTGGTGGATATGACGAAGACTATATGTCACAGCTTGATGTGCCATCATTTATGCGTCATCAAATGGACTAA
- a CDS encoding metal-sulfur cluster assembly factor, with product MKEKIYNALSNIVDPEVGFDIVSLGLIYDASCDENGKAKVTMTLSTKSCPLHEMILGWVETAVLDIEGVKECEIDLVWEPEWNIQMASDFVKAQLGV from the coding sequence ATGAAAGAAAAAATTTATAACGCACTGTCAAATATCGTTGATCCAGAAGTTGGCTTTGATATCGTTTCGCTTGGGCTTATATATGATGCGAGCTGCGATGAAAATGGCAAAGCAAAAGTTACTATGACGCTTTCAACTAAATCTTGCCCACTGCACGAAATGATACTTGGCTGGGTAGAAACTGCCGTGCTTGATATAGAAGGTGTCAAAGAGTGTGAGATCGATCTTGTCTGGGAGCCTGAGTGGAATATACAAATGGCAAGCGATTTTGTAAAAGCCCAACTTGGAGTTTAA
- a CDS encoding peptidase M50 — protein MLLNTYAPPFKLVGGYFIAGIFFLALSVPAFFYADFDAISSLNTAGFLHIFFVGFVMSIIIGALYQLTSVILEKPFFTAKGAILNLAIFCLSLLSMCYGMLFAEAKILQISGVLLFCSLAFFATTYALSFMDNEKKSFAAFTLFVSAIFLVIGITLGFCLLMILSGTLMLDFEMTLKFHVYFVLGFVFLVILGAASVLLPMFALAHDLKFTLSKASLACYILGGILLAFNENLSVLSICVAALLFIAQAFYILKKRVRKAYDYWNVNIVLSLVALLGAAIFIALGKLNLAAYFLIYGFLFAFIVAHLYKIAPFLIWYHYVAPFVGKVKVPLLDAMILKKIAYFGIAFNAISLLCYFLSTCFELEILVQAGMIFIALSIVLLSINIINIFRFTGFKG, from the coding sequence ATGCTTTTAAATACTTACGCACCACCATTTAAGTTAGTCGGTGGATATTTTATTGCTGGAATTTTCTTTTTAGCATTAAGTGTGCCAGCATTTTTTTATGCAGATTTTGATGCTATCAGCTCACTAAATACAGCTGGTTTTTTGCATATATTTTTTGTTGGCTTTGTTATGAGTATTATTATCGGAGCACTCTATCAGCTAACCTCAGTCATCTTAGAAAAGCCGTTTTTTACAGCAAAAGGTGCTATTTTAAATTTGGCTATTTTTTGTCTATCATTGCTGAGCATGTGCTACGGGATGTTATTTGCTGAAGCTAAAATTTTACAAATTAGTGGAGTTTTGCTTTTTTGCTCACTTGCCTTTTTTGCTACGACTTACGCATTAAGCTTTATGGATAATGAAAAAAAGAGCTTTGCGGCCTTTACGCTTTTTGTTTCAGCTATCTTTTTGGTAATTGGAATAACGCTTGGTTTTTGCTTGCTTATGATACTTAGTGGCACGCTGATGCTTGATTTTGAGATGACGCTAAAATTTCACGTCTATTTTGTGCTGGGATTTGTATTTCTTGTGATACTTGGAGCTGCTAGCGTACTCTTGCCTATGTTTGCATTGGCTCACGATCTAAAATTTACACTTAGCAAGGCCTCACTAGCATGCTATATTTTGGGTGGTATCTTACTAGCTTTTAATGAAAATTTGTCTGTTTTGTCAATATGCGTGGCGGCTTTACTTTTTATAGCTCAAGCATTTTATATTTTAAAAAAGCGTGTTAGAAAGGCGTATGATTACTGGAATGTAAATATCGTGCTTTCATTGGTGGCTTTGCTTGGTGCTGCTATTTTTATAGCTTTGGGCAAATTAAATTTAGCTGCATATTTTTTAATATATGGCTTTTTATTTGCTTTTATCGTAGCTCATCTTTACAAGATCGCACCATTTCTAATATGGTATCACTACGTAGCACCTTTTGTCGGAAAGGTAAAAGTGCCACTTCTTGATGCCATGATACTAAAAAAGATAGCTTATTTTGGTATAGCTTTTAATGCTATCTCGCTTCTTTGCTATTTTCTCTCAACTTGCTTTGAACTAGAAATTTTAGTGCAAGCAGGTATGATTTTTATAGCTCTTAGTATAGTTTTGCTATCGATAAATATAATAAATATTTTTAGATTTACTGGTTTTAAAGGATAA
- the msrB gene encoding peptide-methionine (R)-S-oxide reductase MsrB yields the protein MKKILKFILMAAVFFGLNLMAKDELIKEQTMAGQNLKEIYLAGGCFWGMQGYFKKIFGVVDTKVGYANGKSENTSYRELHESDHAETLYVKYDENRVALAEILAHFFRVIDPTSLNKQGNDVGRQYRSGIYYVSESDLPTIESFMKIEQKKFKDKIVVEVAPLKNFVLGEEYHQDYLDKNPFGYCHIDLGLADKPLYDEAKFKPLSKDELKKNLSSEQYAVTQEAATERPFSSEYDKFDQKGIYVDITSGKPLFSSADKFDAGCGWPSFTKPITTTALSYKEDNSFMMKRVEVKSQNSDAHLGHVFDDGPSDKGGLRYCINGASLKFIPLEDMARLGYEEFIPYVK from the coding sequence ATGAAAAAGATCTTAAAATTTATCTTAATGGCAGCAGTGTTTTTTGGTTTAAATTTGATGGCAAAAGATGAGCTTATAAAGGAGCAGACGATGGCAGGGCAAAATTTAAAAGAAATTTATCTAGCAGGTGGTTGCTTTTGGGGTATGCAGGGATATTTTAAAAAGATATTTGGCGTAGTGGATACAAAGGTAGGCTACGCAAATGGTAAGAGCGAAAATACTAGCTACCGCGAGCTTCATGAGAGCGATCATGCTGAGACACTTTATGTAAAATACGACGAAAATAGAGTCGCTTTGGCTGAAATTTTGGCTCATTTTTTTAGAGTAATCGATCCGACCTCTCTAAATAAACAAGGCAATGACGTCGGTAGGCAGTATAGAAGCGGAATTTACTATGTGAGCGAAAGTGATCTGCCAACGATAGAGAGCTTTATGAAAATAGAGCAAAAGAAATTTAAAGATAAGATCGTGGTTGAGGTGGCGCCACTTAAAAATTTCGTCTTAGGCGAAGAGTATCATCAAGACTATCTTGATAAAAATCCTTTTGGATATTGTCACATTGACCTAGGTTTAGCCGATAAACCGCTTTACGATGAGGCGAAATTTAAGCCGCTTAGTAAAGATGAGCTAAAGAAAAATTTAAGTAGCGAGCAGTATGCCGTGACGCAAGAAGCTGCAACTGAGAGGCCATTTAGCAGTGAGTATGATAAATTTGATCAAAAAGGCATTTATGTAGATATAACGAGTGGAAAGCCACTTTTCTCAAGTGCAGATAAATTTGATGCAGGATGTGGCTGGCCAAGCTTTACAAAGCCTATAACGACAACAGCTCTTTCATATAAGGAGGATAACTCGTTTATGATGAAAAGGGTCGAAGTTAAGTCGCAAAATAGCGATGCGCACCTTGGGCATGTTTTTGACGATGGCCCAAGCGATAAGGGTGGGCTAAGATATTGCATAAACGGTGCGAGCCTTAAATTTATACCGCTTGAAGATATGGCAAGGCTGGGATACGAGGAATTTATACCTTATGTAAAATAG